Part of the Solwaraspora sp. WMMA2065 genome is shown below.
TGAGGTGTGGAGAGTGGACCGTTAGTGGGAGGGAGCGCGGTGCGGCTAGCGCACCCAGCCGGTGAAGGTCTGCGTGCTGCGTTTCCCGGTGCCGCGTTCGTCGCGGCGCCGGTCCCGGTCGGGCCGCTGCAGACCGGCGGCTGCCGCCCGGACCAGCCAGGCGTTGACCGAGCGCCCCTCCTTGGCGGCGGCCTCCTCGACCACAGCCTTGAGCTGCTCGGGTAGGCGTACGTTGATCCGCGTCACCGGGCCGTCCTCGGTGATCAGCAGGTCGTTGTCGGGTGGGCCGTCGGCCGTCGCCGCGCCGTCCCCGGCGGTGGTCCCGGTCGGTTCGGCGGGTGGCGTGGTGACGACGAAGTGCGGGTCGCGGCCGCGTAGCCGCAGCTCCACCGAGCCGGGTGCCAGGTCGCGGGTGATCTCGTCGGCGGCGGCCGACAGCGCGTCCAGCAGGGTCATCCGGATCGCCGACTCGAGCGACCCGGTCAGGCGCTCGACCAGCGCCCGCGCCTCGTCTCCGCCGGTTTCGGCGAGGGTGGCGAACTCCCGCCCGAGGTTGCTCACGTACGACGTCAGGTCCATGGTGCCATCATGGCACAAGATGGCACCACCGACAAGCCATCGTGACATCACCATGATGCCGCACTGGCACCTTGCGGCACCTGAGCCGAGGAAGTGACGCTGCGGCCGACAGACGAAAGCTGCGCGGCACCCACCGGCCGGTGGGTGCCGCGCAGCCCTTGTCGATCAGCTGGCGGTGCAGCTCAGCGACGACACGTTGGCTCCGTTGTTGCCCGAGCCGATGAAGCCGAACGTCGTACTGGCTCCGGCGCCGAGCGACCCGTTGTAAGAGACATTGCGTGCGGTCACGTTGGCACCGCTCGACGTGACCGTGGCACTCCAGGACTGGCTGACGGTCTGCCCGCCGTTGAACGTCCAGGTGACCGTCCAGCCGCTCGACGTTGATCCGGCGGTGACCCGTACCTCACCCTGGAAGCCACCTTGCCACTGCCCGATCACCGAGTACGCCGCCGAGCACGACGGCCCGGTGGACGGCGGCGGGGTCGTGCCGCCACCGCGGAAGGTGAACTCGTCGACGTCGAACAGGTAGCTGGAGCCGCCAGTGAAGACGAGGAACAGTTGCTGCGTACCGCTGGGTGGGGTGAGCGTGCCGGTGACGGCGGTCCAGGTCTCCCAGTCACCGGTCGGGCTCACGGTGGCCGTACCGATGACGGGTCCCGACGCCGAGCCGGTCCGCAGCGAGATGGTGCCGCCGGAGCCGGCCGAGGCGACCCGGGCGGGGAACGACGTGGCCCCGGCCAGGTTGTACGGGGTGAACGAGATCCAGTCGCCGTTCTCGATGTAGCCGACCGCGCTGCCGCCGTGGGCGGAGGCCTTCTCCACCAGGGTGGTGCCCTGCTGGTCGCCGTAGTGCTCGGCCTGGCGGGTCCGGGGCTGCAGCACCGTCTGCGTCGAGGTCACCGGGATGGTCGCGCCCACCGGGGTGTACTCGGCGATCATGACTCCGAAGATGTTCGCATTCGGGTCGTGTTCGCCGTCCTCGGTGGTCTGCAGGGTGCCCGAGCAGCCGGTCGCGCTGGAGATGCCATGGGCGTGGCTGTCGTGCCCGAGCAGATAGTTGACCTTCACCCGGCTGCAGTCGATCGTCGACACGTCCGGGTCGGTGACCGTCACCTCGAACGGGATGGCGTCACCGAACTCGAACAGCCGGCCGTTGCGCGGTAGGTCGAGGGTGACCGTCGGCCGGCCCACCCCGATCACCACGCTCGCGGTGGCGCTGCGGCCGGTGCTGTCGCGCACCGTGAGCGTCGCCGTGAACTCGCCGTTGCTGGTGTAGGTGTACGACGGGTTCGGCTGCGTCGAATCGGTGCTGCCGTCCGTGGTGAAGTCCCACGCGTACGTGATGGCGTCCCCGTCCGGGTCGCTGGTCCCGGCCGAGCTGAACTGTACGGTCAGCGGCGCGTTGCCGGTGGTCGGGTCGGCGGACGCGGCGGCGATCGGCGATCGGCCGCCGCCGGAGCCGGTGACCGTGACCGTCTTGATCCACCGCCGGCCGAACTCGCCGATGAACACCTTGCCGTCCATCGACGCCGGGAACTTCACGTCGGAGGCGAGCGAGGCGTCGTAGTTGTAGACCACGGCGTCCATCGGAGACAGGCTGCCGCAGCACAGCTCCGGCGGGTTCTGCTCGCCACCGTACGGCAGCCAGGCCCGCTGGGACGGGGGCAGTTGGGTGATACCGGAGTTGTTCGGGGAGTTGTTCACCGGGCCGCCGGAGCAGTTGAACGGTGCACCGGAGGGGCCGGACGGGAACGTGAAGTCGATGTACGGCGTGTTGTAGTTCGAGCAGTACGGCCAGCCGTAGAAACCGGGCTGGGCGATGCGTTCGAACGCGACATGGTTCGCCGGCCCGCGGTTGGGGTCGGCGGTGCCGGCGTCCGGCCCGTACTCGCCGAGGTAGACGACGCCGGTCGCCTTGTCCACGGACATCCGGAACGGGTTACGGAAGCCCATCGCGTAGATCTCCGGCTTGGTGTTCGCCGTGCCGGCCGGGAACATGTTGCCGGCCGGGATGGTGTACCCACCGTTTGCACTCGGCCGGATCCGCAGCACCTTGCCCCGCAGGTCGTTGCTGTTGCCGGCGGTACGCTGCGCGTCGTACGCCGGGTTGCGGTTGGACCGTTCGTCGATCGGCGTGTAGCCGCTGGAGTCGAACGGGTTGGTGTCGTCTCCGGTCGACAGGTAGAGGTTGCCGTCCGCGTCGAAGTCGATGTCACCGCCGACGTGGCAGCACATGCCGCGGCTGGTCGGGACCTGCAGGACCGTCACCTCCGACGCCCTGCGACGCCGAGCCGGTCGACGGCGCGTCGCCGCCCGGGGTGGACAGCGGCGGCGAGTAGTACACGTAGACCCATCGGTTGATGGCGAAGTTCGGGTCCACCTTGATGCTCTGCAGACCTTCCTCGTCGTGGGTGTACACCGGGATGGTCAGCGCCACCTTGGTGTTGCCGGCCGCGTCGGTGTAGCGGATGGTGCCTTCGCGGGAGGTGTGCAGCACGCCCCGGTTCGGCAGCACGGTCATGCCCATCGGCTCGCCGACCTCGGCCACCCCCTTGGCCAGGGTGACCTGGCTGTAGCCGGGTGGTATCTGGCTGGTCGAGCAGTTGCCGGTGACCTGCGCGG
Proteins encoded:
- a CDS encoding ThuA domain-containing protein, which encodes MCRPGRRRAGPPWRARPYGDLVGAYFASHPANQNATVRIEDSSHPSTAGLPTAWNRYDERYNYRTNPRSDNHILATVDESTYTGGTMGSDHPIAWCRGYDGGRSWYTGMGHTNESFSDANFRRHVLGGIQYAAQVTGNCSTSQIPPGYSQVTLAKGVAEVGEPMGMTVLPNRGVLHTSREGTIRYTDAAGNTKVALTIPVYTHDEEGLQSIKVDPNFAINRWVYVYYSPPLSTPGGDAPSTGSASQGVGGDGPAGPDQPRHVLPRRR
- a CDS encoding ribbon-helix-helix protein, CopG family, whose product is MDLTSYVSNLGREFATLAETGGDEARALVERLTGSLESAIRMTLLDALSAAADEITRDLAPGSVELRLRGRDPHFVVTTPPAEPTGTTAGDGAATADGPPDNDLLITEDGPVTRINVRLPEQLKAVVEEAAAKEGRSVNAWLVRAAAAGLQRPDRDRRRDERGTGKRSTQTFTGWVR
- a CDS encoding carbohydrate-binding protein; this encodes MTVLQVPTSRGMCCHVGGDIDFDADGNLYLSTGDDTNPFDSSGYTPIDERSNRNPAYDAQRTAGNSNDLRGKVLRIRPSANGGYTIPAGNMFPAGTANTKPEIYAMGFRNPFRMSVDKATGVVYLGEYGPDAGTADPNRGPANHVAFERIAQPGFYGWPYCSNYNTPYIDFTFPSGPSGAPFNCSGGPVNNSPNNSGITQLPPSQRAWLPYGGEQNPPELCCGSLSPMDAVVYNYDASLASDVKFPASMDGKVFIGEFGRRWIKTVTVTGSGGGRSPIAAASADPTTGNAPLTVQFSSAGTSDPDGDAITYAWDFTTDGSTDSTQPNPSYTYTSNGEFTATLTVRDSTGRSATASVVIGVGRPTVTLDLPRNGRLFEFGDAIPFEVTVTDPDVSTIDCSRVKVNYLLGHDSHAHGISSATGCSGTLQTTEDGEHDPNANIFGVMIAEYTPVGATIPVTSTQTVLQPRTRQAEHYGDQQGTTLVEKASAHGGSAVGYIENGDWISFTPYNLAGATSFPARVASAGSGGTISLRTGSASGPVIGTATVSPTGDWETWTAVTGTLTPPSGTQQLFLVFTGGSSYLFDVDEFTFRGGGTTPPPSTGPSCSAAYSVIGQWQGGFQGEVRVTAGSTSSGWTVTWTFNGGQTVSQSWSATVTSSGANVTARNVSYNGSLGAGASTTFGFIGSGNNGANVSSLSCTAS